GCTGCTGACTCCGATGAGCGAGGTTGCTGGACGCATGAGCGTGCAGGTTGGCGCAGCTTATCTTGAGAAGGAGCATGGTGGGCGCGGAGTTCTGCTGGGCGGCGTTCCGGGTGTGCCTCCGGGGAATGTCTGCGTTATTGGCGGCGGTATTGTGGGGACGAACGCCGCGAAGATTGCGCTGGGCATGGGCGCGAAGGTGACGCTGATCGATTTGAATTTGAATCGGCTGCGCGAGTTGGATGACATCTTTGGCGGACGGATCTATACGGTTGCGTCGAACAGCTACAACATTGAGCATGCGGTTCGGGAGGCTGATCTGGTGATCGGCGGCGTTCTGATTCCGGGTGCGGCTGCGCCGAAGATCGTGACTAAGGCGATGGTGGCGAAGATGAAGAAGGGCGCGGTGATCGTGGATGTGGCTATCGACCAGGGCGGCTGCATCGAGACGGCGCACCCGACGACACACTCGAATCCTTCTTATGAAGTGAACGGCGTGGTGCACTACTGCGTGACGAATATGCCTGCCGCGGTGCCGAATACCTCGACGCTTGCGTTGACGAATGCGACGTTTCCTTGTGTGCTGAAGCTGGCGCGGCTGGGGGCGAATGCGGCGATCAGCGAAGACAAGGGCATTGCCGAGGGCGTGAATACGTTCAACGGCGTGCTGACGTATGGTGCGGTGGCGCAAGCGCAGAAGCGTGAGTGGCAGGCGGTTGCGAAGCTCGTTTAGCTGCTGCGGTATGGGCGATCGACGAGCGTGTGGCCGCATATAATCGGGGGACTTAGGAGGGCGGGCATGGGCGCGACTGCGAACCGGCGAAAGATTTGGATCGTGGCTCTGGGGACGTGCCTGCTTATCCTCTTTGTGGCGCTGGCGACGCTGAATGCGTTTAATACGCAGCTGCCAAAGCCCGCGAGTACGCAGCAGACGGTCATCTTTACGGGGCTGTCGATTGTGGCTTTTCTTCTGTTTGTTGCGGTGCTGCTGCTGCTGGTCCGCAATGTGTTGAAGCTGTATGCGGACCAGCGCAGCCGGGTGATGGGGACGCGTCTGCGCACGCGGATGTTGTGGGGCGCGGTGCTGGTGAGCCTGGTTCCGATTGCTTCAATGTTTGCGTTCAGTTATCAGCTGATGAATCGCGCGGTGGATCGCTGGTTTACGCAGCCGGTGACGGATATGCGCGAAGACAGCAATAATATGGCGCTGGAGCTGGCGCACTATACGACGGCGAATGCTCGCGCTGAGGCGGATTCAATTGCTGCCAGTTTGCCGGCTGCGCCGGTGATTGCTCCTGTGGCCAAGGCGGCGGGTGGCGGTCGGGCGGGTGCTTCGGGCCGGGGTTCTGACCGGCGCTCGAACCGTGGGGCGTTGCCTGCGCATGCGGCGGCACCATCGGCTGTGTCTTTAGCTGTGTCTAGGAATCGCGAGGCGATCCATGATGTGCTGCGACAGCATGAGATCACACTGCAGAATGGCTTTGCGATCGTCTATCGCGAGGGCCGCGTAGTGGCTTCGTTTCATATGCCGCAGCGGGCTGGGACGACGGCGCAGGTCAAGGTGTGGCTTCCTGATCAGGTGGCCGGGGCCGATACGGATGAGTCGAGCGCCCAGAGACAAGCTGATCCTGTGGATGCTGCGATTTTGACTGCGGCGCAGCGCGTGGATCAGCCGGTTTTTTCTCTTGGCGCTACGGACTATGCGCTAGGCGCATCGACATTAAAACAGGGCGAGACTGTGGTGGTTGGTTTGCCGATGCCGTTTGGGATGGCGGCGACGATGACGAATCTGCGCAAGGCGGCGGATGCGTACTGGGTGCTCTACAGCGAGCGGCGGCAGATCCGTGATCTTTATATGCTGCTGCTGATGATGATGACGAGCCTTGCGCTGTTTGCGTCGTGCTGGCTGGCGCTGCATCTGTCGAAGCAGGTGACTAAGCCGGTGGAGGCGCTGGCGGATGCGATGGAGGCGATCGCGCAGGGGGATTACGGCCATCGCGTGCAGGAGAGCGCGACCGAAGAGCTGGGGGAGCTGGTGCGCAGCTTCAACCACATGGCGGCCGATCTTGAGGGCAGTCGACGCGCGGTGGAGGAGTCGACGGTGCAGCTCAGCGCGGCGAATACGGCGCTGGAGGCCAGGCGCGGCGAGCTTGAGACGATGCTCGAGACGATTCCGAATGGTGTGGCGACGCTCGATACCGATCGGCGCATTATTCTTGCCAACCGGGCGCTTAGCGAGATGATGGACCCGGGCGGGCAGAGGCCGTTCTATGGGCTGGTGATGGAGGAGGTCTTTCCGCCTGAGGTGTCTGAGGTGCTTGATCGTCTGATTAAACGCAGTCATCGCATGGGGTCGGCGTCGAGTGAGATTGAGATTCCTGGTTTTCCTCAAAGCTCGGGCGACAGGTTTGGCGGGACGATGAACCTGCTGGCTACGGTTGCTCTGCTGGAGATGCCGGCGGCTACGGAACGGATGCGCCGGGAGCATCAGGGCTATGTGATTGTGCTGGAAAACGCGACGGAGCTGCTGCGAGCGCAGAAGCAGTCGGCGTGGAAGGAGGTGGCGCGGCGTGTGGCGCACGAGATTAAGAATCCGCTTACTCCGATCAGTCTTAGCGCAGAACAGATTCGCCGGCATATTGACCGCCTTGCGCGCGCTGTCGCTGAGGCCACGTCTGTCAGCGCTCCGGAGTCGCCGTCGATCGCTGTCATTCGCCGATGCTCGGAGGTCATTACCTCTTCGGTTGAGAGTATGCGGTCGCTGGTCGATCAGTTTGCCGCGCTCGCGGAGTTTCCGACGGCTCGGCCAAAGCCTGCGGACCTCAACACGATTGTGGAGAACTCACTCGCGCTGTTTGCTGGACGGATGCAGACGGTCCGCATCGTGCGCAAGATGAGCATCGACCTGCCGCTGGTGATGGCGGACCCGGAGGCGCTGAAGCGGGCGCTTGGCAACCTCATCGACAATGCCGCCGAGGCGATGCAGCAGAGCCTCTATCGCGAGCTGCAGATCAGCACGTGTTTGCTGGAGAACGGGATGGTCGAGCTTGCCATTGCAGACAGCGGCTCCGGTCTCACCGATGACATGCGCGAGCGCCTCTTTCTGCCGTATTTTTCTACCAAGCAGCGCGGCACGGGACTTGGAC
The nucleotide sequence above comes from Tunturibacter empetritectus. Encoded proteins:
- the ald gene encoding alanine dehydrogenase, encoding MIIGVPKEVKDHESRVGVTPAGVKALVEAGHKVLVEHDAGALSAMPDDEYQSAGAEIVGSAYDVWRLAEMVVKVKEPVEKEYKNFREGLVLFTYLHLAPLNDLTDALLHSKVTGIAYETVRDRAGTLPLLTPMSEVAGRMSVQVGAAYLEKEHGGRGVLLGGVPGVPPGNVCVIGGGIVGTNAAKIALGMGAKVTLIDLNLNRLRELDDIFGGRIYTVASNSYNIEHAVREADLVIGGVLIPGAAAPKIVTKAMVAKMKKGAVIVDVAIDQGGCIETAHPTTHSNPSYEVNGVVHYCVTNMPAAVPNTSTLALTNATFPCVLKLARLGANAAISEDKGIAEGVNTFNGVLTYGAVAQAQKREWQAVAKLV
- a CDS encoding sensor histidine kinase produces the protein MGATANRRKIWIVALGTCLLILFVALATLNAFNTQLPKPASTQQTVIFTGLSIVAFLLFVAVLLLLVRNVLKLYADQRSRVMGTRLRTRMLWGAVLVSLVPIASMFAFSYQLMNRAVDRWFTQPVTDMREDSNNMALELAHYTTANARAEADSIAASLPAAPVIAPVAKAAGGGRAGASGRGSDRRSNRGALPAHAAAPSAVSLAVSRNREAIHDVLRQHEITLQNGFAIVYREGRVVASFHMPQRAGTTAQVKVWLPDQVAGADTDESSAQRQADPVDAAILTAAQRVDQPVFSLGATDYALGASTLKQGETVVVGLPMPFGMAATMTNLRKAADAYWVLYSERRQIRDLYMLLLMMMTSLALFASCWLALHLSKQVTKPVEALADAMEAIAQGDYGHRVQESATEELGELVRSFNHMAADLEGSRRAVEESTVQLSAANTALEARRGELETMLETIPNGVATLDTDRRIILANRALSEMMDPGGQRPFYGLVMEEVFPPEVSEVLDRLIKRSHRMGSASSEIEIPGFPQSSGDRFGGTMNLLATVALLEMPAATERMRREHQGYVIVLENATELLRAQKQSAWKEVARRVAHEIKNPLTPISLSAEQIRRHIDRLARAVAEATSVSAPESPSIAVIRRCSEVITSSVESMRSLVDQFAALAEFPTARPKPADLNTIVENSLALFAGRMQTVRIVRKMSIDLPLVMADPEALKRALGNLIDNAAEAMQQSLYRELQISTCLLENGMVELAIADSGSGLTDDMRERLFLPYFSTKQRGTGLGLAIAAKIIQEHQGTIRAEKNEPAGARFIIELRPALSTDSDPDAPAAFSGFATPQNGHAAVAAVESAIELPVHGDTKAQDDLASTLPRGPQ